The proteins below come from a single Acuticoccus sediminis genomic window:
- a CDS encoding DUF4082 domain-containing protein, translated as MPDNRITLENAITEGRAPQSYWDANSSDAIEGFATDISVNAGDTVDFKINVNGNPADQNAYKVEIFRLGYYGGDGARQVAELTNDHGTVQDLPLYDESRGLVDAGNWLVTDSWDVPDDMVSGVFLARLQMLDANGDPIDGETNQIPFIVRNDGVAADIVLQTSDTTWQAYNGWCGKLSDVLGNGEDGGPNFYGDRADLVDHDPIDTATGLGAQDRAYAVSYNRPIATRDFVGAASGPQDYLFGADYAAVNWLEKNGYDVSYISGVDTDRLGADYLKNYEAYISVGHDEYWSGDQRANVAEARDAGVNLVFWSGNECYWKTRYEPSISSDATDYRTLVCYKETWAVADPNAGPDDYYNLDPTDIWTGTWQDVRFVGNEAAGAGDLAAIQSGLLAYCHCGQNALIGQLFIGDGTGEFGAALDVPSAYSGLRVWRDTSVAANGGAQDLSPGIIGYEWDYAPDDANRPAGLVKLSETSVDWSGLLVDDGNTTAPGTETHTLTIYRAESGALVFAAGTVFWSWALSNEHDGSPYGGDIENTALQQLSMNIFADMGIQPGVSDLILASQGLVRASASTDTVAATASFGQSTILAQQFDTITLTGTATDNDGNPLTDDGAVALVEVSLDGGDTWRPATGTSSWSYKFFAQSQGTFDVLVRAIDDSLNTPSAASLASATVTIEEPDFPSEVSLFDTLPAVTGSVFDDGTTLTLGTRFVTTVSGAITELHYYRAVEDTNDTDVRIGRLYSADGTLLGQATFTSTPGQSGWQTAVLPNPVTVTPGAEYVVAYTTDDNYMAADGFFNSSYSEPFGLLSAPSGGAGNGLFTTGSGFPTSSYHSTNYWVDVTLATSGGGETNAPPVFTGLSSFSIAENGIFVTTVTASDTNFDPLTFAVAGGDDAGLFTIDAATGALAFAVTPDYEAPADANGDNVYQLTVSVTDSRSTPVTRDLTVTVTDVAEQSGLTLFDASSVPAQTVTNDPGDYELGVRFSATADGEITGLRYYRGVADSGDTDTRTMNLWNANGTLLASGTIVSDPGEAGWQSVLFSVPVAISGGATYVASYGTTENYSYSGNFFGSGWTGGDGALVAPANAGVFAAGGPGLFPTATYQSANYWVDAFFSTGGAPNEPPMFTSGTSFTVAESTLTVGTLTAADPNGNPLSFAIASGADASAFSVNATSGVLTFVTPPDYEAPTDANGDNRYEVTVSVSDGRAPPVTQTLDVMVLDQPEPSGASLFAAGELPAQTVTSDSADYELGTRFTANTGGVVTTLRYFRGSADAGDVDTRTLHLWASDGSLLATGTSSAQPGEAGWQDVVLTAPVRLDADASYVVSYGTTQNYAFSSNFFSAARTNADGSLTTPAGAGVFADGTPGLFPSASYQNSNYWVDVRFDADETLFGTLSADTLAGGAGNDILAGGGGNDLLTGGGGSDSFMLADDSGNDVVTDLSQVDVIDLSGRSDASTLATDLAAADVNGNGFLEDGEAAGEVSVSVAFGLGEHAMPNTTLTIDTDSITLKGVGAIDLDLLTTS; from the coding sequence ATGCCTGATAATCGCATCACGCTTGAAAACGCGATCACCGAAGGTCGCGCCCCGCAATCCTATTGGGACGCCAACAGCAGCGATGCCATCGAGGGCTTCGCGACCGACATCAGCGTCAACGCTGGCGACACGGTCGATTTCAAGATCAACGTCAACGGCAATCCGGCCGACCAGAACGCCTACAAGGTCGAGATCTTCCGCCTCGGCTACTATGGCGGGGACGGTGCCCGTCAGGTCGCGGAGCTGACCAACGATCACGGCACCGTCCAGGACCTGCCCCTCTATGACGAGTCGCGCGGCCTCGTCGACGCCGGCAACTGGCTCGTCACCGACAGCTGGGACGTGCCCGACGACATGGTCTCGGGCGTCTTCCTCGCCCGCCTCCAGATGCTGGACGCGAACGGCGACCCGATCGACGGCGAGACGAACCAGATCCCGTTCATCGTCCGCAACGACGGCGTCGCCGCCGACATCGTCCTGCAGACGTCGGACACGACGTGGCAGGCCTACAACGGATGGTGCGGCAAGCTGAGCGACGTCCTGGGCAACGGGGAGGATGGCGGTCCCAACTTCTACGGCGACCGGGCCGACCTCGTCGACCACGACCCGATCGACACCGCCACCGGGCTCGGCGCGCAGGACCGGGCGTACGCCGTCAGCTACAACCGCCCGATCGCGACGCGCGACTTTGTCGGCGCGGCGAGCGGTCCGCAGGACTACCTGTTCGGCGCGGACTACGCCGCGGTCAACTGGCTGGAGAAGAACGGCTACGACGTCTCCTACATCTCCGGCGTCGACACCGACCGGCTCGGGGCGGACTACCTCAAGAACTACGAGGCCTACATTTCGGTCGGGCACGACGAATATTGGTCCGGTGACCAGCGGGCCAACGTGGCCGAGGCGCGCGACGCGGGCGTCAACCTCGTCTTCTGGAGCGGCAACGAGTGCTACTGGAAGACCCGCTACGAGCCGTCGATCAGCTCCGACGCCACCGACTACCGCACTCTCGTCTGCTACAAGGAGACGTGGGCGGTCGCCGATCCCAACGCCGGGCCCGACGACTACTACAACCTCGACCCGACCGACATCTGGACCGGCACCTGGCAGGACGTCCGATTCGTCGGCAACGAGGCGGCGGGGGCGGGGGACCTCGCGGCCATCCAGTCCGGCCTGCTCGCCTACTGCCACTGCGGCCAGAACGCGCTGATCGGCCAGCTCTTCATCGGCGACGGGACCGGCGAGTTCGGAGCGGCGCTCGACGTCCCGTCCGCGTACTCCGGCCTGCGGGTGTGGCGCGACACGAGCGTTGCGGCCAACGGCGGCGCACAGGACCTCTCGCCCGGCATCATCGGCTACGAGTGGGACTATGCGCCCGACGACGCGAACCGCCCCGCCGGCCTCGTCAAGCTGTCGGAGACCAGCGTGGACTGGAGCGGCCTCCTCGTCGACGACGGCAACACGACAGCGCCGGGCACGGAGACCCACACGCTGACGATCTACCGGGCGGAGAGCGGCGCGCTCGTGTTCGCCGCCGGCACGGTGTTCTGGTCATGGGCGCTCAGCAACGAGCACGACGGGTCGCCCTATGGCGGGGACATCGAGAACACCGCGCTCCAGCAGCTCAGCATGAACATCTTCGCCGACATGGGGATCCAGCCCGGTGTCAGCGACCTCATCCTCGCGTCGCAGGGCCTCGTGCGGGCCAGCGCCTCCACCGACACCGTGGCCGCGACGGCGAGCTTCGGACAGTCGACGATCCTGGCGCAGCAGTTCGACACGATCACCCTGACCGGCACGGCGACCGACAACGACGGCAACCCGCTCACCGACGACGGCGCCGTGGCGCTGGTGGAGGTCTCGCTCGACGGCGGCGACACGTGGCGGCCGGCGACGGGCACCTCGAGCTGGAGCTACAAGTTCTTCGCCCAGTCGCAGGGCACGTTCGACGTCCTCGTCCGCGCCATCGACGATTCGCTCAACACGCCCAGTGCCGCCAGCCTCGCCAGCGCGACGGTCACCATCGAGGAGCCGGACTTCCCGTCCGAGGTGAGCCTGTTCGACACCCTCCCGGCCGTGACCGGATCGGTGTTCGACGACGGCACGACGCTGACGCTCGGCACCCGCTTCGTGACGACCGTGTCGGGCGCGATCACCGAGCTTCACTACTACCGCGCGGTCGAGGACACCAACGACACGGACGTCCGCATCGGCCGCCTCTACAGTGCCGACGGGACCCTCCTCGGCCAGGCGACGTTCACGTCCACGCCCGGTCAGTCGGGGTGGCAGACCGCGGTGCTGCCCAACCCGGTCACCGTCACGCCGGGTGCCGAATATGTCGTCGCGTACACGACCGACGACAACTACATGGCCGCCGACGGGTTCTTCAACAGCAGCTACTCCGAGCCGTTCGGCCTTCTTTCCGCACCCTCGGGCGGGGCCGGGAACGGCCTCTTCACCACCGGCAGCGGCTTTCCCACCAGCTCCTATCATTCGACGAACTACTGGGTCGACGTCACGCTGGCGACGAGCGGAGGGGGCGAGACCAACGCGCCGCCGGTCTTCACCGGGCTGTCGTCCTTCTCCATCGCGGAGAACGGCATCTTCGTCACGACGGTCACGGCCAGCGACACCAACTTCGACCCCCTGACGTTCGCCGTCGCCGGTGGCGACGATGCGGGCCTCTTCACCATCGACGCGGCGACCGGCGCTCTCGCCTTCGCCGTGACGCCGGACTACGAGGCCCCGGCCGACGCGAACGGGGACAACGTCTACCAGCTCACCGTGAGCGTCACGGACAGCCGCTCGACACCGGTCACGCGCGACCTCACCGTCACCGTCACCGATGTCGCCGAACAGTCCGGGCTGACCCTCTTCGACGCCTCCTCCGTCCCGGCGCAGACGGTGACCAACGATCCGGGCGACTACGAGCTCGGTGTCCGTTTCAGCGCCACCGCCGACGGCGAGATCACAGGGCTGCGCTACTATCGCGGCGTTGCCGACTCGGGCGACACCGACACGCGCACGATGAACCTGTGGAACGCGAACGGGACGCTCCTGGCGTCCGGCACGATCGTATCCGACCCGGGCGAGGCGGGCTGGCAGTCGGTGCTGTTCAGCGTCCCGGTCGCGATCAGCGGCGGCGCCACCTACGTCGCCTCCTACGGCACGACCGAGAACTACAGCTACAGCGGCAACTTCTTCGGCTCGGGATGGACGGGGGGCGACGGCGCTCTGGTCGCGCCGGCGAACGCGGGCGTCTTCGCGGCGGGCGGGCCGGGCCTGTTCCCGACGGCGACCTACCAGTCCGCGAACTACTGGGTGGATGCGTTCTTCTCGACCGGGGGCGCGCCGAACGAGCCGCCGATGTTCACCTCCGGCACGTCCTTCACCGTGGCCGAGTCGACGCTCACCGTGGGGACGCTGACGGCGGCCGACCCCAACGGCAACCCGCTCTCGTTCGCGATCGCCAGCGGGGCGGACGCGTCGGCCTTCAGCGTCAACGCCACCAGCGGCGTCCTCACCTTCGTCACGCCGCCCGACTACGAGGCGCCGACCGACGCCAACGGCGACAACCGGTACGAGGTGACCGTCAGCGTCTCCGACGGGCGCGCGCCCCCGGTGACGCAGACGCTCGACGTCATGGTGCTCGACCAGCCCGAGCCGTCGGGCGCGTCGTTGTTCGCCGCTGGCGAGCTGCCGGCGCAGACCGTCACCTCCGACAGCGCCGACTACGAGCTCGGCACGCGCTTCACCGCCAACACCGGCGGCGTCGTGACCACGCTGCGCTACTTCCGCGGGTCGGCGGACGCGGGCGACGTCGACACGCGCACGCTCCACCTCTGGGCCTCGGACGGCTCGCTGCTGGCGACAGGCACCTCCTCGGCGCAGCCGGGGGAGGCGGGGTGGCAGGACGTCGTGCTCACCGCGCCGGTCCGGCTCGACGCGGACGCTTCGTACGTCGTCTCCTACGGCACGACGCAGAACTACGCGTTCTCGTCGAACTTCTTCTCCGCAGCGCGCACCAACGCCGACGGATCGTTGACGACCCCGGCGGGTGCGGGCGTCTTCGCCGACGGCACGCCGGGGCTGTTCCCCTCCGCGAGCTACCAGAACTCGAACTACTGGGTCGACGTCCGGTTCGACGCGGACGAGACGCTGTTCGGCACCCTGTCCGCCGACACGCTCGCGGGCGGGGCCGGCAACGACATTCTCGCGGGCGGAGGCGGCAACGACCTTCTGACCGGCGGCGGCGGTTCGGACAGCTTCATGCTCGCCGACGACTCCGGCAACGACGTCGTGACCGACCTCAGCCAGGTGGACGTCATCGACCTCAGCGGCCGTTCGGACGCGTCGACCCTGGCCACGGACCTCGCCGCGGCCGATGTCAACGGCAACGGGTTCCTCGAGGACGGCGAGGCAGCAGGGGAGGTCTCGGTCTCGGTCGCGTTCGGCCTCGGCGAGCACGCGATGCCGAATACCACGCTGACGATCGACACCGACAGCATCACGCTGAAAGGCGTCGGCGCGATCGACCTCGACCTCCTGACGACGAGCTAG